The following coding sequences are from one Calditrichota bacterium window:
- a CDS encoding aminopeptidase, with protein sequence MPSRLKILSIVSVLILSLFFSQIVLAQEEKKEEKKKDAYEFTLVKELPHTSVKNQASTGTCWCFATISFLESEALRLGKDELNLSEMYVVRNAYPEKAKRYVRLHGGGSFSEGGACHDVIDVMRAKGLVPEDVYPGLNYGEKKHKHGELTSILSGMLNAVVKNRGGRVTPKWEPAFESVLDIYLGAEPKTFSFKGKDYTPKSFVKDYLQLNPDDYVEITSYTHHPFYSQIYLELPDNWTFNDQYYNVPIEDMERIIDNSLENGYTVVYGGDVSNKYFSSKKGYGIVPLKDWEDLTREERKKEITEPVEEKIPNQELRQKWFDNYTATDDHAMHIVGIAKDQKDHRFYYTKNSWGTDRKYDGYMYLSKPYILLNATGFMVNKNAIPKDIRKKLGL encoded by the coding sequence ATGCCATCCAGATTAAAAATTTTGTCCATCGTTTCAGTTCTGATTTTGTCTTTATTTTTTTCCCAAATCGTTCTGGCCCAAGAGGAGAAAAAGGAAGAAAAGAAAAAAGATGCGTACGAATTTACCCTGGTGAAAGAACTGCCACATACTTCCGTAAAAAATCAAGCCAGCACAGGCACCTGTTGGTGTTTTGCGACGATTTCTTTTCTGGAATCAGAAGCTTTGCGCCTGGGGAAAGATGAGCTGAATCTGTCGGAAATGTACGTCGTGCGCAACGCCTATCCGGAAAAAGCGAAACGCTATGTGCGGCTTCACGGCGGCGGAAGTTTTTCCGAAGGCGGCGCCTGTCACGATGTGATTGACGTGATGCGCGCGAAAGGGCTGGTTCCGGAAGACGTCTATCCCGGCCTGAATTACGGCGAGAAGAAACACAAACACGGCGAGTTAACTTCCATTTTGAGCGGCATGTTGAACGCCGTAGTAAAAAATCGCGGCGGCAGAGTAACGCCAAAATGGGAACCAGCGTTCGAGTCCGTGCTTGATATTTACCTGGGCGCAGAACCGAAAACTTTTTCTTTCAAAGGAAAAGATTATACGCCTAAATCTTTCGTAAAAGATTATCTTCAGCTAAATCCTGACGATTACGTGGAAATTACTTCCTACACGCACCACCCGTTTTATTCGCAAATCTATCTCGAGCTGCCGGACAACTGGACTTTCAACGATCAATATTACAATGTTCCCATTGAAGACATGGAGCGCATCATTGACAACTCGCTGGAAAATGGCTACACAGTAGTTTACGGCGGCGATGTCAGCAACAAATATTTCAGCAGCAAAAAAGGCTACGGCATTGTTCCTCTGAAAGATTGGGAAGACCTGACCCGGGAAGAACGGAAAAAAGAGATTACCGAACCGGTGGAAGAAAAAATACCGAATCAGGAATTGCGCCAGAAATGGTTTGACAATTACACTGCCACCGACGACCACGCCATGCACATTGTCGGCATTGCCAAGGATCAAAAAGATCATCGCTTTTATTACACGAAGAATTCCTGGGGCACAGACAGAAAATATGACGGTTACATGTATTTGTCCAAACCGTACATTTTGCTGAACGCTACGGGATTCATGGTCAACAAAAATGCGATTCCCAAAGATATTAGAAAAAAATTAGGCCTGTAA